The proteins below come from a single Malus sylvestris chromosome 3, drMalSylv7.2, whole genome shotgun sequence genomic window:
- the LOC126614902 gene encoding neutral ceramidase 1-like: MEFLGIANSKDTGKYRGLWAKFVILILLCSSGGAVSGSEYLIGLGSYDITGPAADVNMMGYANTEQVAAGVHFRLRARTFIVAEPQGKRVAFVNLDACMASQLVKLKVVERLKARYGDLYTEKNVAISGIHTHAGPGGYLQYVVYIVTSLGFVRQSFDVLVDGIEKSITQAHENLAPGSIFVNKGEILDAGVNRSPSAYLNNPAAERSIYKYDVDKDMTLLKFVDDQWGPVGSFNWFATHGTSMSRSNSLISGDNKGAAARFMEDWFEENGAKSAYSHEFAADGIPRRVSNLLYDRHDNHHELLELAASFQSRPGKPATRTLSVARRVRGALRQADKPQFVSAFCQSNCGDVSPNVLGAFCTDTGLPCEFNHSTCGGKNELCYGRGPGYPDEFESTRIIGERQLKKAVDLFNKASEKLKGKVDYRHTYVDFSQLEVTLPKKGGGSEVVKTCPAAMGFGFAAGTTDGPGAFDFKQGDDKGNPFWRLVRNVLKKPGQEQVECQSPKPILLDTGEMKEPYDWAPSILPIQIIRVGQLVILSVPGEFTTMAGRRLRDAVKSVLTSGGNGENVHVVIAGLTNTYSQYITTFEEYQVQRYEGASTLYGPHTLSAYIQEFKKLATALTSGKSIAEGPQPPDLLDKQISLLTPVVMDGTPRGISFGDCSSDVPQNSTFKKGHDMVTVTFWSACPRNDLMTEGTFALVEILHGEDTWVPAYDDDDFCLRFKWSRPAKLSTRSQATIEWRIPQSATPGVYRIRHFGASKNFVGSIRHFTGSSSAFVVA; encoded by the exons ATGGAGTTTTTGGGTATCGCCAATTCCAAGGATACAGGAAAGTACAGAGGTTTGTGGGCTAAATTCGTAATTTTGATCCTTCTGTGTAGTAGCGGAGGAGCAGTCTCCGGTTCAGAGTATTTGATCGGTCTCGGGAGCTATGACATCACGGGGCCGGCCGCCGATGTCAACATGATGGGGTACGCGAACACGGAGCAGGTCGCTGCCGGAGTCCACTTCCGGTTGCGGGCTCGGACATTCATTGTGGCGGAGCCGCAAGGGAAGCGGGTGGCGTTTGTGAATCTCGATGCTTGCATGGCGTCGCAACTTGTGAAATTGAAGGTGGTCGAGAGGTTGAAGGCAAG GTATGGGGATTTATACACCGAAAAGAATGTAGCTATTAGTGGAATTCACACCCACGCTGGCCCTGGTGGTTATCTGCAATATGTGGTGTATATTGTGACATCTCTTGGATTCGTCCGTCAGTCATTTGATGTTCTTGTTGATGGAATTGAAAAAAGTATTACTCAAGCTCATGAAAATCTTGCGCCGGGATCAATTTTTGTTAATAAGG GGGAAATTTTAGACGCTGGTGTAAATCGCAGTCCTAGTGCTTATCTCAATAACCCTGCAGCAGAGCGCAGTATTTACAAGTATGATGTTGATAAAGATATGACTCTTCTGAAGTTTGTTGATGATCAATGGGGTCCAGTGGGTAGCTTTAATTGGTTTGCGACTCATGGAACTTCCATGAGTCGTAGTAACTCATTGATTAGTGGGGATAACAAGGGTGCTGCTGCACGATTTATGGAAGACTGGTTTGAAGAGAATGGTGCTAAAAGTGCATACTCTCATGAATTTGCTGCTGATGGAATCCCTCGAAGAGTCTCAAACTTACTTTATGACCGTCATGACAATC ACCATGAGTTACTAGAGCTTGCTGCGTCCTTTCAGTCTCGTCCTGGTAAGCCAGCAACCAGGACCTTGAGTGTTGCAAGACGTGTCAGGGGTGCACTAAGGCAGGCGGACAAGCCTCAATTTGTTTCTGCATTTTGTCAATCGAACTGTGGTGATGTAAGCCCCAATGTTCTAGGCGCTTTCTGTACAGACACTGGGTTACCTTGTGAATTTAATCACAGTACCTGTGGTGGGAAGAATGAGTTGTGCTATGGCCGTGGACCAGG CTACCCAGATGAATTTGAAAGTACACGTATAATTGGTGAGAGGCAACTCAAAAAAGCTGTGGATCTTTTCAACAAGGCATCTGAGAAGTTGAAGGGGAAAGTTGACTATCGTCATACTTATGTAGACTTCTCCCAACTTGAAGTAACGCTTCCCAAAAAGGGAGGAGGTTCGGAGGTGGTAAAAACATGTCCTGCTGCAATGGGGTTTGGATTTGCTGCTGGAACCACTGATGGACCTGGGGCTTTTGATTTCAAGCAAGGCGATGATAAG GGAAATCCATTCTGGAGGTTGGTGCGCAATGTACTTAAAAAGCCAGGCCAGGAACAAGTGGAATGTCAGAGTCCAAAGCCGATCTTGCTTGATACTGGTGAAATGAAGGAACCATATGACTGGGCG CCTTCAATACTTCCAATTCAGATCATCCGAGTAGGACAGCTTGTCATTCTCAGTGTACCTGGAG AATTTACAACAATGGCCGGTAGGCGCCTCCGTGATGCTGTGAAGTCAGTACTGACTAGTGGTGGTAATGGCGAAAATGTTCACGTTGTTATAGCTGGATTGACTAATACATATTCACAGTATATCACTACCTTTGAAGAGTATCAGGTGCAGAGATACGAG GGTGCCTCCACTCTGTATGGGCCACACACACTCAGTGCCTACATTCAGGAGTTCAAGAAGCTTGCTACCGCTCTCACCAGTGGCAAATCCATTGCAGAAGGTCCACAACCCCCAGATCTCCTTGATAAACAAATAAGCTTACTTACACCAGTTGTGATGGATGGAACCCCTCGGGGCATTAGTTTTGGGGACTGCAGCTCCGATGTTCCTCAAAACTCCACCTTCAAGAAAGGCCATGACATGGTGACAGTTACCTTCTGGTCTGCTTGCCCTCGGAATGACCTTATGACTGAAGGTACATTCGCCCTTGTGGAAATTCTCCATGGAGAAGATACTTGGGTTCCAGCTTATGATGACGATGATTTCTGCCTGCGGTTTAAGTGGTCAAGACCCGCCAAACTTAGTACCAGAAGTCAGGCAACCATAGAATGGAGAATTCCTCAGTCTGCAACTCCCGGCGTATACAGAATTAGACATTTCGGTGCGTCAAAGAATTTCGTGGGATCCATTCGCCATTTTACAGGTTCATCTAGTGCATTCGTGGTAGCATAA